The genomic window TATTTCAGAAGTACAAACTTTTCTAGCCAATTCAAAAGTTTTTAACTCTGCAAAAAGTCCTCCACAAGCAAATTTTTTTCCTGTTCCTGGCACTAAAAAATATAGGTTTCTCATAGGTTATTTTTTCTTAAATTACAGATATTTTTATTTATTTTACCATTATTAGTGTAATTTAATTGGGTAAAATCAAGAATAAGATAATAATTAAAGTGAAAAGATTAGTACAATTAAACAGAATATAATCATTAAGAGAGAAATTATTAAAAATCTTTTGGGAATAATTTAGACCCAATGCAATTATCTCTGGTTTAAACTGACTTAAAACTGGGATTAAAGTCAGCAGAACAAAAGAAATAATCGAGCCAACAGTTAAAATTAAATTATTACTCAAAAAAATAATGCTAATAATAAAAAATACGACTGACAAGAATAATAAAAAAAGATAGGTAGTGAAGATACCAATAGCAATAGGAAAAAAAATTAACATAAATAAAGTACACGCTAAATTATTTTTGACCCATCTAAAACCATCTTCCCATGAAAGTTTCTTAAAAATACTAAGCTGATAAAGCAAATCTATTAAAAACAAAAGAAAAGCCGAAAATAAAGCAATATATAACCGCATAATCCAAGATCAGTTAAAATATTAATATCTCAGAGCCAATATGGTTTTTAGTCTCATACTCAACTCAATACCCCCCTAGAGATCAAGCAAAAAGCTTTAACAAAAAATAGACTACCGTAATGTTTGAGCTTTTCATCATATTCTAACCATTATTTCCTCTATTAACCAAGTTGGGTGCAACTTGATTTAAGCATTGGGGTTTAAATTATTAAGGAAAGTATATTAATGTAATTTTATTTAAAGCTCCTCTTGTTACTAAAGAGTTTATTTCGCTATAACAAGAATATAGCTTTTCTACGTTCTAAGTATTACATTTTAAAACAAATAAGAACGAGAAAACTAAGCTAAATTCTGTAAGTTTTTGACTGTCTTCTCAGGTTAGTCAGTTTTTTACTAACTATTTTCCTGTTGCTTAAGTTCAGATTAATAGATTCAGTGAAATTAACCTAGAAAATGCAGTTAAGAACTGAAAACTTAATAATAAAAAGGAGGCTTGATTATGGCTACCGTAATGGCTACAGAAAAATTACCTCTTTTGAAAAATGGTGATAGTGGCTCTTCAGTTCGATTCCTTGAACAACTATTATCTTCGATTTATTGGTTTAGTCAAAGACCCAATTGGCCGACGTTGATTACAGAGAATGTCATCTTTGATGCCAAATACGATGATCAATGTCAAAAGATTGTCAAAGAGTTCCAACAAAACTACAATGCGAACTTTCCGGCACCAGCACCCCATATCACTGTAGATGGAATTGTTGGCCCTGAAACATGGCAAGCATTAGGTGATGCCATTTTTAGATATACCTATGCGTTCCCATAAATCCGTAAATACGACATGGGTTAATAATTGTTCATAGAAGAGCGATGGGGGGTAAACTAGCCCCCCATTATAGTTACTTGGGCATCTTGAACAACTACTCTATAATTAAGAACAAGTCTTGCTCAAGGCCATGTCATGGTTAAAAG from Crocosphaera subtropica ATCC 51142 includes these protein-coding regions:
- a CDS encoding peptidoglycan-binding domain-containing protein, with product MATVMATEKLPLLKNGDSGSSVRFLEQLLSSIYWFSQRPNWPTLITENVIFDAKYDDQCQKIVKEFQQNYNANFPAPAPHITVDGIVGPETWQALGDAIFRYTYAFP